A genomic stretch from Natronomonas gomsonensis includes:
- a CDS encoding MBL fold metallo-hydrolase, with protein sequence MGIGDVYEVSAVSDCYYVDTGMYDTPEYGSVYILDAERPAIVDTGIGTNYERILAALESVGIAPADLEAIVVTHVHLDHAGGAGFLAAETDADVYVHEKGAKFLSDPDAIWEGTKSAVGEQIEYYTKPKPVPVDRIEPIHDGTAIDLGDRQLETHYAPGHAFHQAVFHEPDDGVVFTADAAGIYVPEYESIRETSPPPGFDLEEVVADARMIARIDPETLCYAHFGPAATDERLSEYVGVITEWVERVAEKRDELDDDAAVIEHFVDESDIGEVWGQKKGDGEVAMNVRGVFHYLDERAEDGE encoded by the coding sequence ATGGGAATCGGAGACGTGTACGAAGTGAGTGCGGTGTCGGACTGTTACTACGTCGACACCGGCATGTACGACACCCCCGAGTACGGGTCGGTGTACATCCTCGACGCCGAACGCCCGGCCATCGTCGATACGGGCATCGGGACGAACTACGAGCGAATCCTGGCCGCACTGGAGTCGGTCGGCATCGCGCCGGCCGACCTCGAAGCAATAGTGGTCACCCACGTCCACCTCGACCACGCGGGCGGAGCGGGCTTTCTCGCCGCCGAAACCGACGCCGACGTGTACGTCCACGAAAAGGGCGCGAAGTTCCTCTCGGACCCCGACGCCATCTGGGAGGGGACCAAGAGTGCCGTCGGCGAGCAAATCGAGTACTACACGAAACCGAAGCCGGTTCCGGTCGACCGTATCGAGCCGATTCACGACGGTACCGCCATCGATTTGGGCGACCGGCAACTGGAGACCCACTACGCTCCCGGCCACGCCTTCCACCAGGCCGTCTTCCATGAACCCGACGACGGCGTCGTGTTCACCGCCGACGCTGCGGGCATCTACGTGCCCGAATACGAGTCCATCCGGGAGACCTCGCCGCCGCCGGGGTTCGATCTCGAGGAGGTCGTCGCCGACGCACGGATGATTGCCCGAATCGACCCCGAAACGCTGTGTTATGCCCACTTCGGCCCGGCGGCGACCGACGAGCGACTCTCGGAGTACGTCGGCGTCATCACCGAGTGGGTCGAACGCGTCGCCGAGAAACGCGATGAATTGGACGACGACGCGGCGGTCATCGAACACTTCGTCGACGAGAGCGACATCGGCGAGGTGTGGGGCCAAAAGAAAGGCGACGGCGAAGTGGCGATGAACGTCAGAGGCGTGTTCCATTACCTCGACGAACGGGCCGAGGACGGCGAGTGA